In Maridesulfovibrio sp., a single genomic region encodes these proteins:
- the lptC gene encoding LPS export ABC transporter periplasmic protein LptC, with product MGRSRYVFFLVLALLLGVISGTLLGKKYGSYPHMVRSAVKRPVLADQNKSDVSAEEIELIQGTGGDVEWILRAGSADYDQEKGLVIADKPRVTYYLGRDRKEVFVRAQHGEVSQKGEGLRLWDNVEGHYGDMKLKSERLNFVPKENVLFLEGNVRVFSPATFISAKKVKVDLVTREIMIEDGMEALISPAMVVMPE from the coding sequence ATGGGCCGAAGCCGTTACGTATTTTTTTTAGTCCTGGCCCTGCTGCTGGGGGTTATTTCCGGGACCTTGCTGGGTAAAAAGTACGGATCGTATCCTCACATGGTCCGTTCGGCCGTTAAACGTCCGGTCTTGGCTGACCAGAACAAGTCTGATGTTTCTGCCGAGGAAATTGAATTGATTCAGGGGACCGGTGGGGATGTGGAGTGGATTCTGCGGGCAGGCAGCGCTGATTATGACCAGGAAAAGGGGCTTGTTATAGCGGATAAGCCTCGGGTTACATATTATCTGGGAAGAGACCGCAAGGAAGTTTTTGTTCGTGCTCAGCACGGAGAGGTCAGCCAGAAAGGCGAGGGGTTGAGGCTCTGGGATAACGTTGAAGGGCATTACGGCGATATGAAACTCAAGTCCGAGCGGCTGAATTTCGTGCCCAAGGAAAATGTCCTTTTTCTGGAAGGAAATGTAAGGGTGTTCAGCCCTGCAACTTTTATCAGCGCCAAGAAAGTTAAAGTTGACCTTGTCACCCGCGAAATAATGATTGAAGACGGTATGGAAGCCCTGATATCACCTGCTATGGTGGTTATGCCCGAATAA
- a CDS encoding HAD-IIIA family hydrolase: MSAKDRASKIRLLILDVDGVLTDGGLYYDHEGNVMKRFNVQDGLGIKFAQQAGIEVAVITGLDHGAVKERVSELGITDYYPGQREKLPFYEKLLREKGLTDEEVAYVGDDWIDVPVMLRVGLPMAVKNAQPEIFGLARWISSRSGGHGAVREAISFILDAQGKLGSIWQEWAG, encoded by the coding sequence ATGTCTGCTAAGGACCGTGCTTCAAAAATTCGGCTGCTTATACTGGATGTGGATGGCGTGCTCACAGACGGCGGTCTTTATTATGACCACGAAGGTAACGTCATGAAGCGTTTCAACGTGCAGGACGGCCTTGGAATAAAATTCGCACAGCAGGCTGGAATAGAGGTTGCCGTTATAACCGGTCTTGATCACGGTGCGGTAAAGGAGCGGGTTTCCGAACTGGGTATAACCGATTATTATCCCGGCCAGAGGGAAAAGCTGCCTTTCTATGAAAAGCTGTTGCGTGAAAAAGGTCTTACTGATGAAGAAGTCGCCTACGTTGGTGATGACTGGATAGACGTTCCGGTAATGCTCCGGGTCGGGCTGCCCATGGCCGTCAAGAACGCTCAGCCTGAGATTTTCGGTCTTGCCCGGTGGATATCTTCAAGGAGCGGAGGACACGGGGCCGTGCGCGAGGCTATCTCCTTCATTCTTGACGCACAGGGAAAACTCGGTTCCATCTGGCAGGAGTGGGCAGGCTAA
- the kdsA gene encoding 3-deoxy-8-phosphooctulonate synthase, whose translation MTPDELYQKSLEGPFILAGPCALETLDVALRAAEELAGIAERLGMTVVFKSSFDKANRTSITSFRGPGMDEGLKWLQRVKDEIGLPVVTDIHTPDQAAPVGEVADVVQIPAFLCRQTDLLVAAADTGRVVNVKKGQFLAPNDMRHVVGKLKEAGNSRIWLTERGSSFGYNNLVVDMRSILLMRQLGCPVVFDATHSVQLPGGLDGKSGGQREFVPVLSRAAVAAGASGVFMEVHPDPDCALCDGPNSWPLDRTEDLIRDLMAGWSVDYVC comes from the coding sequence TTGACTCCCGATGAATTATATCAGAAAAGTCTGGAAGGACCTTTTATTCTGGCCGGACCATGTGCGCTTGAGACGCTGGATGTGGCATTGCGTGCTGCGGAAGAACTGGCCGGTATCGCTGAACGTCTGGGTATGACCGTTGTTTTCAAGAGTTCTTTCGATAAGGCCAACCGTACTTCCATCACATCTTTTCGTGGTCCGGGAATGGACGAGGGGCTCAAGTGGCTGCAGCGTGTCAAGGATGAAATCGGTCTCCCTGTAGTTACTGATATCCATACCCCGGATCAGGCCGCACCTGTCGGCGAAGTTGCCGATGTGGTTCAGATTCCGGCTTTTCTGTGTCGCCAGACCGATCTGCTGGTCGCCGCCGCCGATACCGGGCGGGTTGTAAACGTGAAAAAAGGCCAGTTTCTGGCTCCCAATGATATGCGTCATGTTGTAGGTAAGCTGAAAGAGGCCGGAAACAGCCGCATCTGGCTGACCGAGCGCGGTTCATCGTTCGGTTACAACAATCTTGTAGTGGATATGCGTTCCATTCTTCTGATGCGGCAACTGGGTTGCCCGGTCGTATTCGATGCCACTCATTCCGTGCAGCTTCCCGGAGGACTGGACGGAAAATCCGGAGGACAGCGGGAGTTTGTTCCCGTGCTGTCGAGGGCTGCCGTTGCAGCCGGTGCGTCCGGTGTGTTCATGGAAGTTCACCCCGATCCTGACTGTGCCCTTTGCGACGGACCCAACAGCTGGCCGCTTGACCGGACCGAGGATCTTATCCGCGATCTGATGGCCGGATGGAGCGTTGATTATGTCTGCTAA
- a CDS encoding CTP synthase: MKTKFIFITGGVLSSLGKGLAAASIGALLKARGLTATIQKLDPYINVDPGTMNPFQHGEVYVTDDGAETDLDLGHYERYLDVPLSQNNNFTSGRIYHTVISKERRGDYLGGTVQVIPHITDEIKNAVLGVAKNEDVALVEIGGTVGDIEGLPFLEAIRQLRSELGSENVLYIHLTLVPYLAAAGEVKTKPTQHSVKELRGIGIHPDIILCRSEVDLDDDIKRKISLFCDVDLDAVFTAVDVKSIYEVPLKFYQEGLDQKIAILLKLPAKNCNLEPWKQLNYKLKHPQGQTTIAIVGKYVDLKEAYKSLHEALIHGGVANDVEVKLRYVNSEEITRDNVKEKLAGCDGVLVPGGFGTRGVEGKITAIEYARVNKVPFFGICLGMQCAVIEFARNVLGIEDANSEEFDKDGKNNVIYLMTEWFDYRTRKTENRCEESDKGGTMRLGSYPCKVVEGTKAMEAYGQVEIQERHRHRYEFNKEKFADRLVEAGLVLSGLSPDETLVEMVEVPDHPWFLGCQFHPEFKSNPMHAHPLFREFIKAACKNR; this comes from the coding sequence ATGAAAACCAAATTCATATTCATCACAGGGGGCGTGCTGTCCTCGCTGGGTAAAGGTCTTGCCGCAGCATCTATCGGAGCACTTCTGAAAGCCAGAGGGCTTACCGCAACCATCCAAAAACTGGATCCTTATATTAATGTTGATCCCGGCACCATGAATCCTTTTCAGCATGGTGAAGTCTATGTGACCGATGACGGCGCGGAAACTGACCTTGATCTCGGACACTATGAGCGTTATCTGGACGTCCCGCTCAGCCAGAACAACAACTTTACTTCCGGCCGTATCTACCACACCGTAATTTCCAAGGAACGCCGCGGCGATTACCTCGGCGGAACCGTGCAGGTTATTCCGCATATCACCGATGAGATCAAGAATGCTGTTCTCGGCGTGGCCAAGAATGAAGACGTAGCCCTTGTCGAAATCGGCGGGACCGTAGGTGACATCGAAGGTCTTCCGTTCCTTGAAGCCATTCGCCAGTTGCGTTCCGAGCTCGGCAGCGAAAATGTACTTTATATCCATCTGACCCTGGTTCCGTACCTTGCTGCGGCCGGAGAGGTCAAAACCAAGCCCACTCAGCATTCCGTTAAGGAACTGCGCGGAATCGGTATTCATCCCGATATCATACTCTGCCGCAGTGAAGTTGATCTTGACGATGATATCAAAAGGAAGATTTCCCTTTTCTGCGATGTTGATCTCGATGCTGTTTTCACAGCAGTTGATGTCAAGTCCATTTATGAAGTTCCGCTCAAGTTCTATCAGGAAGGTCTGGACCAGAAGATCGCTATTCTGCTCAAACTTCCGGCCAAAAATTGCAACCTCGAACCCTGGAAGCAGTTGAACTACAAGCTCAAGCATCCGCAGGGTCAGACCACAATCGCTATTGTCGGCAAATACGTGGATCTCAAGGAAGCCTACAAATCTCTGCATGAAGCATTGATTCACGGCGGGGTGGCAAATGACGTGGAAGTCAAGCTGCGTTACGTCAACTCCGAGGAGATTACCCGCGACAACGTGAAGGAAAAGCTGGCCGGATGCGACGGCGTGCTTGTACCCGGAGGTTTCGGTACCCGTGGTGTTGAAGGCAAGATTACCGCCATCGAATACGCCCGTGTCAACAAGGTGCCTTTCTTCGGAATCTGCCTTGGTATGCAGTGTGCGGTGATTGAATTCGCCCGTAACGTTCTGGGTATCGAAGACGCCAACTCCGAGGAATTCGACAAGGACGGCAAGAACAACGTCATCTACCTGATGACCGAATGGTTTGATTACCGTACCAGAAAGACTGAAAACCGTTGCGAGGAAAGCGACAAGGGCGGAACCATGCGTCTTGGCTCGTATCCCTGCAAGGTTGTTGAAGGCACCAAGGCCATGGAAGCCTATGGACAGGTCGAAATTCAGGAACGTCACCGCCATCGTTATGAATTCAACAAGGAAAAATTCGCTGACAGACTGGTGGAAGCCGGGCTTGTCCTGAGCGGACTTTCCCCGGATGAAACTCTGGTGGAAATGGTTGAAGTTCCCGACCACCCCTGGTTTCTGGGATGCCAGTTCCACCCCGAATTCAAGTCGAATCCCATGCATGCACATCCCCTGTTCAGGGAATTTATCAAGGCTGCATGCAAAAACAGGTAG
- a CDS encoding phosphoribosylformylglycinamidine synthase subunit PurQ: protein MARVKVLVITGYGTNCEQESAHAARKAGADEVDIAYFSDLAAGKTTLEGYNFLIFPGGFLDGDDLGAAQAAALRWKHAQTEDGSPLVDQIKKFFEDGGVILGICNGFQLLVKLGLLPAVGGEYFTRQVSLSYNDSAKYEDRWIHLKANPDSPCVFTKKIDTLNVPVRHGEGKIIPADDAMLEKIVENNLHALQYIDPETGEVTMEYPANPNGSPLGIAGLTDPSGRILGLMPHPEAYNHPTNHPKWTRGNLPTLGLSLLEGGVNYIKSL, encoded by the coding sequence ATGGCCCGCGTAAAAGTTTTGGTCATTACCGGTTACGGAACCAACTGTGAACAGGAATCGGCACACGCCGCCCGCAAGGCCGGCGCAGACGAAGTGGATATAGCTTATTTTTCCGACCTCGCGGCAGGCAAGACAACTCTTGAAGGATATAATTTTCTCATTTTCCCGGGAGGATTTCTGGACGGAGACGACCTTGGAGCAGCCCAGGCTGCAGCCCTGCGCTGGAAACACGCCCAGACAGAAGACGGCAGCCCTCTGGTTGACCAGATCAAAAAATTCTTCGAAGACGGCGGAGTTATTCTCGGTATCTGCAACGGATTCCAGCTTCTGGTCAAGCTCGGTCTTCTTCCTGCGGTCGGCGGAGAATACTTCACCCGTCAGGTTTCGCTGAGCTACAACGATTCAGCAAAATACGAAGACCGCTGGATTCACCTCAAGGCGAACCCGGATTCACCCTGTGTATTCACCAAAAAGATTGATACCCTCAACGTTCCCGTCCGTCACGGTGAAGGCAAGATTATTCCCGCAGACGATGCAATGCTTGAAAAAATTGTTGAAAACAACCTTCATGCCCTGCAGTACATCGATCCGGAAACCGGGGAAGTAACCATGGAATACCCAGCCAACCCCAACGGCTCTCCGCTCGGCATAGCGGGACTGACCGACCCGAGCGGTCGCATTCTCGGCCTCATGCCGCACCCGGAAGCATATAACCACCCCACCAACCACCCCAAATGGACCCGCGGAAACCTCCCCACTCTGGGGCTGTCTCTGCTCGAAGGTGGCGTAAACTACATCAAATCCCTGTAG
- a CDS encoding nucleoside deaminase, with protein sequence MTNIIIKGNAPSKPPAGQSWRSMMDVAIREAFKARRDDEVPIGAALFDADGNLLACGSNNPLTTNDPSGHAEMNCIRAACRKTGNYRLPPDTILAVTLEPCIMCLGAIIHARVGGVIFGAPDPKAGAVVSNMDGTELPFANHRFWAIGGVSGQECKEILQSFFLQKRRKD encoded by the coding sequence ATGACCAATATCATTATCAAAGGCAATGCCCCGTCAAAACCGCCTGCCGGTCAGAGCTGGCGTTCGATGATGGACGTGGCAATCCGTGAGGCATTCAAGGCCCGCCGGGATGACGAGGTGCCGATCGGAGCAGCCCTGTTCGATGCTGACGGTAACCTGCTGGCGTGCGGCAGCAACAATCCCCTGACCACCAACGATCCCAGCGGACATGCTGAAATGAACTGTATTCGGGCGGCCTGCCGCAAAACGGGCAATTACCGACTTCCGCCGGACACGATCCTCGCAGTCACCCTTGAACCATGCATAATGTGCCTTGGAGCTATCATCCATGCCCGTGTCGGAGGAGTGATATTCGGCGCTCCGGACCCCAAAGCCGGGGCTGTTGTGTCCAATATGGACGGAACGGAACTTCCGTTCGCCAACCACAGGTTTTGGGCTATCGGAGGTGTGTCCGGCCAGGAATGCAAGGAAATACTGCAGAGTTTCTTTCTTCAGAAGCGCAGGAAGGACTGA